TGGGTACAGTTAGTTAAGGGTCACAGCTAGTCAGTGGtagtgttggaaccgaactgtcgattccctcctgggcaggggtcgccgcgaaggaccaccgacacaagattcacagcagagagttatttattactagcgcgctagggtcccaagctctaagttggccctgggacccagagtgcttgtttcaggttgtttatataggcaaacacaagttcaaacacagcttaaggcgcgaaattcaaacaaagctttaggcgcgtggtaattgggtctagctatggcctgagcaaggtgttttgttctaattggttagagcaggaccttatgaggttttttcttggagttgctgattccgggaacttcgaggcagggtgggacccctggaattggcagggtgggaccccatggggttgtttcccggaattggcagggtgggaccctatcagggtgggaccctatcgaggcagggtgggaccctatccagagccacctggtgttaacttttttctatgtgaggcctagtttctaagttttatgaggcctagtttcattccctcctctttttgtgtcagaggctcaatcttgagcctcttcttcagtcctgagggtctggtattgttgggtcagaaccatagcatgtactatgtttaatctatttttaataagggtgagtaagcGGTTGAGTATGCATGGCCCGAAAGTTAGGATGAGCATAagcaggatgaggggtcctaagatggtggagattagggtgctaagccaaggggattggttgtaccaattttcaaaccaattttgctgagattctctctctttctttctcttgtctaatctttctctcagttttgccatagaatctttaactactcctgaatgatctgcataaaaacaacattgctctttcagggctgcacagagcccaccctctttcagaaagacaatttctagtcctcgtcggttttgtaatacaacttcagacagagaagtcaaggactcttcaagttttgtgatagattgttctatggctctaaggtcttcatctatggctactctaagttgttgcagatgatggttaccatgcactagggctgctgtcccgGTCCCAACTCCAGCCGCTACCCCAATTCCTAACATTacggcgagggtgagggagatagGTTCTCTCTTTGGTCTAGTATGAGTTTTTTGCTCATGTCGGAGATCAAAGGAGTCTCCAGAGTGATAGTATACTCGGGGAACAACTTGTACCAACACGCAATAGTGGGTGCCACTGCTAAAAACGGCTGTGGATATACAGGGGGTGAGCCCAGTGTTGCAAGCCCACCAGTCCGTCTCGGAGGGGACCAGATAGTGATTGGAGCTGGGTACTGTCAAGGTTACATTACAAAGATGCTGATGACTAGGGGGCACCTGGCCTATGCAGGTTCCTGACCCAGAAACTTCAGCCagggttagttttctttgttgttcccaTGCGCATCCAGTAGGATTGGCGGAGTTAGTGAAATTATTAGTGGAGGCAATGCCTTCATAGTAAGGGGGGCCTGTTGCCAGACATAGCCAGCAAGAGGATGTAAATTCTGGTTTTGTCTGGTTTAAAGCGAAGTAGGAGCCCTTTATGAGATTTAGGAGCCTGTCACCTATTCCCAGGTTAAGGGGCCCGCGGGTGACGGTTTGGGCTGAAGGTGTGTATttagaggaggtggagattagaggcggggaagtgcttttaggagctcttggttggggctctcttggtgcaggaaccaggggcttccttgtttctgataaaacttggtttggtcctactgcgacaggggctgtgatagggttgactattaatttgatttggatagggattccatacagtggcttttggtataaatataggccCCATATTAACCCGGATATCCAACGGTTATCAGATTTTGCTGCATCTTCAAACTTGATGCGGACCAGATTGCAAGTTTTTGAATATCGGGTTCTGGTGCAgcgctggacaaaggacatggttatGTACCAGGGTTTCGTGGCCCATTTCCATTCTCCATCATTAGTAGTTATACAGGACCAACTAGCGCAAAACAGGGCATCTATTTCTCCacaagtttttttcatttctcctgtccTGAATCCGGGACAGGCATAGAACCCGTTCCGGCTTACGGACACCCTTCTagcctgttttctccattctcccccttccatgtcatctatctttgctattttgtctaggttgaaatagaggtcgGGGAACCAAGTCCCCATAGGagcaatttttgaggttttatctAAGACTTCATGAGTACTAAAATCAATCACCTGCCAGGTCAGGTTATATGGCCGGTGGGGGTTATTACTGCCAGCGACGCAGGGAAGGAGGGCTAGTAACAAGCAAGGGGctagatacgagagagtcttatcttgagcgggtcTTCGGAGCGTCGGAGTTTCCATGTCTCAGGTGGTGTTGGTCCGGGCGTCCctggagcagccttggcgtgggatgcgtggatccaagtggagattccgtccacctttatggctgtgggtgtggtcaggagaacaatgtagggtcctttccaccgaggctctagtccttgagtgcgatgccgtctaacgtagacagagtctcccacctggaaggggtgactggtctgtggatgtcctggttggtacagttctgccaagggggcccagatttgggcctgtactgcttggagtccttttagccgggcctgtaggtcagtcttaggatcggagggggagaaggaattaagcaaggttgacaaagggggaggtcctccgtagaggatttcatatggagtgagcccaaaacggttaggtgtattccgggcccttaacagagctaaggataggaggcgtctccaatcttttaaaccagtctctaaggtcaatttagtaagggtctcttttattgttctattcattctttctacctgtcctgagctctggggtctataggcacaatgtaatttccaattaatccccaatatcctggcgagcccctgacttacctgagaaacgaaggccggcccgttatctgacccaattaccttgggaagtccgaatctaggaaagatttcttccaaaattttcttggctactatgtgtgccgtttcttgccgggtggggtaggcttctacccatcctgaaaaggtatctacaaacactagtaagtacttatatccagcatagtgaggttttacttcagtgaagtctatttcccaatagactccTGGGCGGTTACCACGAGTTCGTTTTCCTTCTGAcactcgggtagccccagcgtttacctgctgacagaccttacaggcagatgtcacttgttctacgagggtacttgcctttgggattagaaagtcagtttttttaatcagtaatcttagctttcgattactcaagtgtgtccaggcatgcatctgctggatcattgccagggcctccttttggggaaggactattttccctcctttttcccagtttttagtgtctttgttttctatagcccctatggcctttgcttcttcctggtcttctggggtataagtatgttcaatagttatgtggctggtttcgtcaggttctgtggctagggtcagtacttccgccatggcggcttgcctggctacttggtcagcctgtctgtttcctactgcgactggatcctgtcctttctgatgcccggggcagtgaattatagccacttcttgaggaagaaaaagggctttcaataaggcaattatttcagctttgttcttgatttcctttccttctgaggttaggagacctcttctttcatagatacttccatgagtatgagccgttgcaaaggcataccggctatcagtataaatgttagctttctttcccttggacaGCTCTAGGGCCTTGGTTAGTGCTATTAACTCAGCCTTCTGTGCAGACGTGCCAGGAGGTAGTGATTGTGCCCAAATGGTGTTGTGGCCATCTACTACCGCCGCTCCCGCCCTCCGGGTACCTGAGTCAAGGTAACTGCTGCCGTCTGTGTACCAGGTGTGATCCGCGTCTGGGAGTTCTTGGTCTTTAAGGTCTTCCCGTGTTCCATGGGTCTCAGCCAGTACTTGCCGACAATCGTGTGGGCTTGGTTGGTCTTCCGGTACCGGCAGCAGCGTAGCAGGGTTTAGGGTGACCGGAGGGCCAAACTGGACGCGGTCCGTGTCCAGTAGGAGGGCCTGGTAGTGGGTTAGGCGTGCGTTGGTTATCCACCGGTCCGGGGGCTGCCGCACTATGGCCTCTAGAGCATGTGGGGTAATAATAGTCAGTCGCTGCCCAAGGGTTAACttagcagagtccttgaccaGCATAGCGGTGGCTGCCATGATACGGAGACACGGGGGCCAGCCAGCCGCTACAGGGTCTAGCTTCTTAGACAGGTATGCTACCGGTCTTTTCCAAGGCCCTAATTTTTGGGTCAAGACCCCTTTGGCAATTCCTTGCCTCTCGTCCAGGAAGAGGGTAAAGGGCTTTGAGGTGTCCGGTAACCCAAGGGCCGGGGCAGACAAGAGTGCTTGTTTTAGTGCCTCAAAAGCCAATTGATGCTCTGTCTGCCAGGTGAAAGGGGTGCTCTCCTTGGTGAGTGCATAAAGGGGGGCGGCCAGTTCAGCAAAACCGGGTATCCACAAGCGACAGAACCCAGCAGTTCCCAAGAATTCACGTACCTCCCTGGGATTTCGTGGTGGTGGAAGGCGAGCCACTGTCTCTATGCgcccaggggtgagccaccttttCCCTTCACTCAGGATATACCCCAGATATGTTACCTTGGTCTGACAGAGCTGTGCCTTCTTGGCGGATGCCCGGTATCCTTTTTCACCCAGTGCCTGGAGTAGATGCCTGGTACCTTGTATACAGATTTCCTTTGTAGGAGCAGCCAAGAGGAGGTCATCCACATACTGGAGTAGAGTCACGTCTGGATTTTGGGTCCGGAAGTCAGTCAGGTCTCGATGAAGAGCCTCAtcgaagagagtgggagagttcTTGAATCCTTGGGGAAGCCGGGTCCAGGTCAATTGGCCTGaaattcctttctcaggatccttccactcaaaggcaaagagttcttggctttggggggccagaggtaaacagaagaaagcatcttttaaatctaatactGTATACCAGTCATAGCCTGGTTTTAAGGTGCTGAGTAAGTTGTAAGGATTAGGGACCGTGGGATGGATGTCTATGGTTCTTTTGTTGATTTCTCTCAAGTCTtggacaggcctgtaatcctgagtACCAGGCTTTTTTACTGGCAAAAGAGGAGTGTTCCAGGGCGAGTGACAAGGTCGCAACACTCCGAGTTCTAGAAATTTGTTGATGTGCTGCCGAATTCCTATATGAGCCTCTCGGCTCATGGGATATTGCTTGATAGACACGGGCACCGCCGTGGGCTTTAGATCAATTATGATTGGGGCTTGATACTTAGCTAGCCCGAGTCCtcccgtttccgcccaagcttgGGGAAAATCTTGCAACCAAATATCAGGGAGGCTAGTGATAACCGGAGCGTCGAAAAGCCGATGCTCATCTTGCAAAGACACAGTTAAGATTTGGATGGGCTGACCGTCCCGATTTAATACCTGGGCCCCTGTCTCGGAGAAATGGATTTGGGCTCCGAGCTTGGTCAGAAGATCTCGCCCTAGGAGGGGGTAGGGGCATTCAGGTACCACCAAGAAGGAATGTGTCACCATTCCTTGTCCAAGATTAACTGTCCGGTGGTTAGTCCACTTGTGCAATTTTCCCCCTGTTGCCCCCTGGACCCAGGATGTGCGGGAAGACAGGGGCCCGTCTGCCTTTGTCAAAACTGAATGTTGGGCGCCTGTGTCCACCAAGAAGGTGGTGGGTTGCCCCCCTACAGAGAGAGTTAGCCGGGGCTCGGGGGGGGCTCCAGAGCCTTGACACCCCTATTCGCTATCTTCACCTAGGGTGAGGACAGCGGcaggtttcttttggtctttaggaCGCTTGGGGCAATCTTTAATCCAATGTCCCCgttctttgcagtaggcacactggtctttttccacttttggccgccttcgcttttctccctctctccctggtcctttctcttttacaactgccgccaggatttttgttaaatgcttatttcTCACTCGGTCCCTACGATCCTCTCGCTCCATCTGTTCCTTTgctaacctggcttccctttcctcaggggtttctctcttattatatactttttctgcctccctaaccaattcctgtaatccataggtttggattccatctagcctttggagttttccttttatatctaaTGCAGCTTGGTCTATGAATGCCATAGCTACGGTAGCCTTATGTTCTAGGGCCTCTGGATCGAATGGGGTATACATTCGGaatccttccagaagcctttccatgaaAGCTGCCGGGCTTTCATCCCTTTCCTGAGTTATGgtccttaccttggccaaatttgtggggcgctttcctgcccctttgagacccgccaacagagcctggcgatagattcggagactctccctacctggtgccgtttcatagtcccagtctgggcgggtgaggggaaatccctcgtctatttcattgggaagttgggttgggaggcctcctggtcctggcacatttttccgggcctccaggaggactcgctgcctttcttcagtggttaggaggacctgcaaaagttgctggcaatcatcccaagtgggctggtgagtgaggagaatggattctattaacgaggttagggcctgggggtcttgggaaaaggaagggttatgggttttccagttgtagaggtcagaggcagagaagggccagtactggaccgtgcgattgacagtacggaggggaaaaagggaggattgccaaGTAGAAGGGCCCtctgggtcctcagtccgccGCAAGCGGAGACGGGGAGGTGTCGGCGGCGGCGTCCGAGGAGTGagtttgggcggggctggagaaggagacggggtggagggaggggccgagggagaagttggagaaagggtaggggccgaggtggtagaggaaagagctggggacaagacagggggcaagggtgaagcgtaaggtggaggtcccagaagggggttctgaggtggaggaggcagggggtcaagaaggaggagatccctctggggttcatctgggaggactggcttaggCGGGTCTGGATTCCgattctttggggcttctaaggcaaggagggtagattgggatggggaagggggatggaggaagggtttcacccaagagggaggatttcggaccagatcctcccaaataattatgtaggccacctggtccGGGTGTCCAagtggcccaggatccatcacttttgctttaacCTGCAAGATAATTGAGAGGTTAAATGTTCCGTCCCGGGGCCATTCCCCATGGAGGGTTGGCCATTCGGACgagcagaatgttttccatcgtcccttacggacttctacagagaggtggtgggctcgagcccggacgtcagggaagtgagtcagggttagagacaaaggagtcgtcaacgtctgTCCCATTTCGTCCACGgataacaagaacaaaacaaaagaaacaaaaacaaagaccagacaagtaaggagaagccgcgcggccagagagtggcgccacaagatcacaaaatattcagacggcaGGGGCGGCCTGCCTACAGATTTGAAGAGGCTAACTGAGTCGTtagccttctcccagactaccgccagggcgtCCCCCAGGGTGCAAGTGGGAAGGTGCgggacacgtctgtcccccttccccacttaattcagaaggagtactccccagagttcagagttagccggcaagacagacagaacaaaacgaaagtacctggtaggtccgttcagtcagcagtccgtggcccgggccagatgggtctccgccggatgggtcgggggtcctcggacgaccccacttcccggccaatgcaccaaatgttggaaccgaactgtcgattccctcctgggcaggggtcgccgcgaaggaccaccgacacaagattcacagcagagagttatttattactagcgcgctagggtcccaagctctaagttggccctgggacccagagtgcttgtttcaggttgtttatataggcaaacacaagttcaaacacagcttaaggcgcgaaattcaaacaaagctttaggcgcgtggtaattgggtctagctatggcctgagcaaggtgttttgttctaattggttagagcaggaccttatgaggttttttcttggagttgctgattccgggaacttcgaggcagggtgggacccctggaattggcagggtgggaccccatggggttgtttcccggaattggcagggtgggaccctatcagggtgggaccctatcgaggcagggtgggaccctatccagagccacctggtgttaacttttttctatgtgaggcctagtttctaagttttatgaggcctagtttcagtaGGTACAGTTAGCTAAGGGTCACACGACTAGTCAATGGTAGACACACTTAAAAGATACATGGATAGTTTAGTGGTAGATACAGTTAAGCGTCAGTGGTGGGTACAGTTAGTTAAGGGCCACACAGCTAGTCAGCGGTG
This genomic window from Macaca mulatta isolate MMU2019108-1 chromosome 20, T2T-MMU8v2.0, whole genome shotgun sequence contains:
- the LOC144338315 gene encoding uncharacterized protein LOC144338315, translated to MAEVLTLATEPDETSHITIEHTYTPEDQEEAKAIGAIENKDTKNWEKGGKIVLPQKEALAMIQQMHAWTHLSNRKLRLLIKKTDFLIPKASTLVEQVTSACKVCQQVNAGATRVSEGKRTRGNRPGVYWEIDFTEVKPHYAGYKYLLVFVDTFSGWVEAYPTRQETAHIVAKKILEEIFPRFGLPKVIGSDNGPAFVSQTDLQARLKGLQAVQAQIWAPLAELYQPGHPQTSHPFQVGDSVYVRRHRTQGLEPRWKGPYIVLLTTPTAIKVDGISTWIHASHAKAAPGTPGPTPPETWKLRRSEDPLKIRLSRI